TAGTATATAAAACAAGAGCGGCAACGCGGTTGCCGGTATCCGGATAATAACAGTCAATTTCATCATGATACCTTTTGGGGACGTTATGGATTTTTTCAGTACACTCAATATTATGCTACATATACCCGTCGGAAGCGGAGGATATGATCTCTCCTGGATAGAGGCCGTCGGCACGGTGGCGGGGCTGTTATGTATCTGGCTGGCGAGTCTGGAAAAAATCAGCAACTATGCCTTTGGATTGATCAACGTGACCCTGTTCGCGATCATCTTTTTTCAGATCCAGCTCTACGCCAGCTTACTGCTACAGATATTTTTCTTCGCTGCGAATATTTATGGCTGGAATGCATGGTCACGAACCATCAGCAACCATCAAGCGGAATTACAGATCCGCTGGCTACCTTTGTCAAAAGCCCTGATCTGGCTGGCGATCTGTATTGTGGCGATTACTTTGATGACGGTATATATCGATCCGGTATTTGCTACCCTGACATCGCTCGCCGTCAGTCTGATGCAGGCACTGGGCTTATCCGTAACGATGCCCGAGCTTCAGCCTGATGCCTTTCCGTTCTGGGACGCCTGCATGACGATATTGTCTATTGTCGCAATGATTCTGATGACCCGAAAATATGTGGAAAACTGGTTACTCTGGTTGATTATCAACATAATAAGTATCGTTATTTTTGCCCTTCAGGGTGTATATGCCATGTCACTGGAGTATCTGCTTTTAACCTTTATCGCCTTTAATGGTAGCCGGGTATGGATGAAGCGTGCGCGTCAACATGGCTCTCACTGCCTGTCGCGTTGAACAATAGCCAGTCATGCAGATTATTCATTGCAGAATCAGGGAATTAACTTTGGTTCTGTAAATTCCGGTTTACACTTATCGGGTGCCTGGGTAGATTGGAAAAATCTCACTTAATGAGTCAATTATGACGATACAGGCAAACAATGAATTATCAGAACGACGATTTACGCATTAAACAGATCAGGGAATTATTACCACCGGTTGCGTTGCTGGAAAATTTTCCGGCAACTGAAAATGCCGTGAACACGGTAGCTCATGCACGTGATGCTATTCACCGCATTCTCACCGGTGATGATGACAGATTGCTGGTTATTATTGGACCTTGCTCCATTCATGATCCTGAAGCGGCCAAAGAGTATGCCGGACGCCTTCTGGCACTGCGTGAAGAGCTGAAGGGAGAGCTGGAAGTCATCATGCGGGTCTATTTTGAAAAACCGCGTACCACGATTGGCTGGAAAGGACTGATTAACGACCCTTACATGAATGGCAGCTTCGATATTAATCAGGGATTGCGCATTGCTCGTCAGTTATTGCTGGAAATTAACGACAGTGGATTGCCTGCCGCCGGGGAATTTCTCGATATGATTACCCCGCAGTATGTCACGGATTTGATGAGCTGGGGCGCCATCGGGGCACGGACAACGGAATCTCAGGTCCATCGCGAACTGGCTTCCGGGCTTTCCTGTCCGGTTGGGTTTAAAAATGGCACCGATGGCACGATCAAAGTAGCGATTGATGCCATCAATGCCGCGGGGGCCTCACACTGCTTTTTGTCGGTCACCAAATGGGGAC
The sequence above is drawn from the Enterobacteriaceae bacterium ESL0689 genome and encodes:
- the pnuC gene encoding nicotinamide riboside transporter PnuC encodes the protein MDFFSTLNIMLHIPVGSGGYDLSWIEAVGTVAGLLCIWLASLEKISNYAFGLINVTLFAIIFFQIQLYASLLLQIFFFAANIYGWNAWSRTISNHQAELQIRWLPLSKALIWLAICIVAITLMTVYIDPVFATLTSLAVSLMQALGLSVTMPELQPDAFPFWDACMTILSIVAMILMTRKYVENWLLWLIINIISIVIFALQGVYAMSLEYLLLTFIAFNGSRVWMKRARQHGSHCLSR
- the aroG gene encoding 3-deoxy-7-phosphoheptulonate synthase AroG — encoded protein: MNYQNDDLRIKQIRELLPPVALLENFPATENAVNTVAHARDAIHRILTGDDDRLLVIIGPCSIHDPEAAKEYAGRLLALREELKGELEVIMRVYFEKPRTTIGWKGLINDPYMNGSFDINQGLRIARQLLLEINDSGLPAAGEFLDMITPQYVTDLMSWGAIGARTTESQVHRELASGLSCPVGFKNGTDGTIKVAIDAINAAGASHCFLSVTKWGHSAIVNTAGNNDCHIILRGGKVPNYSAEDVARVKTELEKAGLPGRVMIDFSHANSSKQFKKQMEVGADVCQQIAGGQQAIIGVMVESHLQEGNQSLEGGTPLVYGKSVTDACIGWQDSALLLRQLADAVKARRG